Proteins from a single region of Deltaproteobacteria bacterium:
- a CDS encoding 50S ribosomal protein L31: MKPGIHPEYKASTITCACGHAVETRSTSGTLHVEICSNCHPFFTGKQKFLDTAGRVEKFRKKYAAKN, from the coding sequence ATGAAACCAGGAATTCATCCAGAATATAAAGCGTCGACGATCACTTGCGCCTGCGGCCATGCCGTCGAGACGCGCTCCACCAGTGGTACCCTCCACGTGGAAATTTGCTCCAATTGCCATCCTTTCTTCACCGGCAAGCAAAAGTTTCTCGACACCGCCGGCCGCGTCGAAAAATTTCGTAAGAAATACGC